The Candidatus Woesearchaeota archaeon genomic sequence GTGATTTCTATCTCAGGTTTGATGTGTGGGAGGCCAATCCTGCAACAACTTTCTGCAGATATAATGTCACAAACGGCACCACAACTGCCACTTCCGGCACTCTGGCTGACTCAGATGCAACCCAGACTGGCACCCAATACACATTTGCTGTGCTGTTGTCACAATTGCCGAATTATGGGTATAATGTCACAATCAATTGTTCAGATGCAAACAACAGGAGCACGAGGCTTTACCACAACTTCACACTCACAGACACCACAACAACAAATATGACTTCCATTTCAGGAGGCTCGCCAACATCTACAGCCACTACAATAACTTGGACAACAGGGGATTATGCCAATTCGACTGTCAATTATGGCACAACAACATCGCTTGGCACCTACGCGGGCTCGGAAACATTTGAGCTGTCACACAGCGTTTCACTATCCGGACTGACCGCGAGCACCCTTTATTATTTCAGGGCAATCAGCTGTGACATCAATGCAAACTGCAATACCTCAGACCTCTACAACTTCACAACTACAGCAGCAGCATCCAGCTCAACATCATCTTCCAGCTCGAGTGGCGGCGGAGGCGGCGGCACCACAACAGAAACACCCTCGGTTTCGAAGCAATGGGACACAATCCCTCAGGGCTCAATTACAACCTATACCATCTCCAACTCATTGATCCCCGTCACAAAGCTGACATTTACAGTATTGCAGAAACTTTCAAATGCACAGCTGACGGTGAAAGCACTCGATACCAAGCCCAGCGCAACTTCAACATTGCAGTCATCAATGTATTCCAAGGTCTACAAATACCTTGAATTTGTCAAGGCTAACATTGCAGACGCATCTGTCACCAATATCCAGGTGGAGTTTACAGTGCCTGTTTCCTGGCTGAATTCAAACAGCATTGACTCCGGCCAGATTGTCCTGCTCCGATGGAACAACAATGCCTGGCAGGAGCTGGTGACCAGGAAGATAAAGTCTGATTCAACCATAGTGACTTATACTGCGTCAACTCCTGGCTTCAGCTATTTCGCAATCGCTGCCAAAGCCCAGGCGGCAGCGCCTGCTGAACAGGCGCCTGGTGAGGAGCCGACAACTGATGAATCCGCAACAGGCGGAGAGATAGCCGGAGAGGCAACCGCTGCTGGCGCAACATCTGGGCAGCCAGCTACTACCACAACAACCACAGCCACCGGCACTACAGGATCAGAGCCAGCGCAAGGAAAATCAACCTTCCTCCTCTGGTCAGTTATCATCCTGGCATTAATCGGATTTGCAGTGGCAGGCTACTACTTTGTTTACATGAAGCAGCATGACATGATTGACGAGCCAGGCCAGGAAGAGGATGAAAGCCAGCGGGGCCTGAGATAGTAATCACTCCTTTTTAATGCAAAAAATTTATAAACATTTTTCATTCTTTTTTCCATATGGCATTCTCGAACTGCGCAAATTGGCCGAAACTCACATTTTTCTTTTTTTCGCTGTCATTTTTCTTATTGGCAATTGGGATGCAGCCAACTTCTGCACTATATGAAACCAGGCTGCAATGCCCTGGCAGCGTCTGCATTGAGAATGGGGAGGTTGACATTTCCCTTCTCCTTTATCATACCAATCTCAGTGTCTGGTACACAAAGGTCGACTATGTTGATATCATCTACAACACCACAATTGCCTCTGCCAAGGACCTGAACCTGATAGTGACACCAATCAGCAATGCAAGCCTGAGCCTGCAGGGTAAGCTCCCGCCGGCACCTTCCGGGTTTGCACTCCAAATAGTCCCGTGCTTCACATTTTATCTCCTGGACGCAGAGGAAAAGGCAATTGGCAATGAAACCTGGACTTGCGGCAAGTACCCATACAGCTTGCAGATTTTCAAGGAATCACTGGTGGAATGCTTTAACACCTCTGGCTGCCGTGAGAACGAAATTTGCACAAAAGGAAAATGCGAAATGCTCAGCTGCGGCCTTTGTGAATATGTTGACAACCATGGATGCCTGCCCTATGGATGCTGCGACTCCAGGGAATGTGAGCTGGATTCCATCTGCGCCGACCATGAATGCCAGAAGCTGGAATGCGCCTCTTCGCAGAGGATATTCAACAGGACATGCATTGACCTGAACTGCCAATATGACGAAGTTGCAATGAATCATGAATGCATGCCGCTTGAATGTGCAGAGGACGAGAATCCAACTGAGCATGCATGCGTAAAAATAACATGCGGGCCCAATGAATATGCGGAAAATGGGCAGTGTTACCAGGTGCAGTGCGCCCCGAATCAGGAGATGACTTCCGATGGTTGTGCCCTGCTTGAATGCGGGCCGCTTGCCAAAATGACAGACACTGGCTGCAGAACAGATTATGCAACAATATTCCGGTGGTTTGCCGGCTTCGCGGTAATCCTTGGGCTTGCAGCATTTCTGTATTACAAGTACACCCATCAGGCAGTTCAGGCGCCTCCGCCCGGCCGTTTCTGAAATCCTCTTCCCGACTTTTGAATCGGCTTTGAGCTACCACTCTATAGTATAAGTCATTTTATTTATATAGAAAGATCAGTTAATCGCATCATGGCAGAGCTACGAAGGTCCTTGGGCTACTTTGCAATAATAAGCCTTGCCGTGGCCTCAATCATGGGCACAGGCCTGTTTTATGGCGCTGGCATTGCCCCCCAATACGCAGGCAATGCCTCGATACTTTCATGGGTTGTTCTTTCGCTTTTTGGCCTTTACATCGCTGCATGTTTTGGGGAACTAACAAGCATGTTCCCTGAGGCAGGAGGGGTTTATGAATTTTGCAAGCGCGCATATGGCCGGTTTTTCTCCTTCATCATAGGCTGGGTCGCATGGCTTGTTGGCAACATCACAACCTCCCTTATCGTTGTGGCTGCCGTAAACCTCATCATGCCGTCACACCCGGGAACAATTATTTGGAAATTTTTTATTGCAGTTGGCATCATAATCCTCCTCAACTACATTGCATTCCTTGGCTCAGAGGCAAGTGCAGCAACGCTTGTCATGCTGGCGACAGTCTCCTTTGTTGTCATCCTCGCATTTTTAATTCCAGGCTTTGGCCACATTGACCCGGCAAATTTCCAGCCATTCTTTGAGTTTGGCACAGGGGCCATTTTTGTTGCGGTATTTTTCATAGCAGAAAGTTTTTTTGGCTGGGAATCGGCAACATTCTTGTCAGAAGAAACAAACAATCCGGAAAAAGTCATACCCAAGTCCCTCATAATAGGGACTCTCATCACAGCAGTGGCCGTTATCCTGGTAAACATCGTCAGCCTTGGAGCTGTTCCCTGGCGCGAATTGGCTGGTGCGGATGTGCCCTTCCTGTATGTCGCTGGCCAAATATTCAATCCACTCACCGCAAAGCTATTGGCCATTGGCGTCTTTGTCACAATGATTAACTCAGCATTTGGCGGCGCAGTTACAATGCCCCGCCTGATTCTTGCACTGGCAAGGGACCGGCTTTTCCTTTCCCAGTTTTCGAAAATCCACAAGACCAGGGCAACGCCGTATAAGGCCATAATATTCCAGACCATTGTTTCCCTCCTTATACTCTACATGGGGTTTGGCAGTTATTTTCTCCTGCTCAGCCTGCTTTTGCCATTGGGATTTATCATGTATGCGTTTGTGCTTTTGGCTGTGCCTATCCTGAGGAAAAAAATGCCGGGCATGAAACGGCCATTTAACGCGCCTTTTCCTATAATTGGGCCAATTATCAGCGTCATGTTCATCTTGTACCTGGTTGTCAAGTGGATTGCATATGAGCCGAATGCTTGGTCTGTCCTCTCGCTCGGGGTTTCCCTTGTCTTCTTTGGCTTTCCGCTTTATTTCCTCATATCGCTGTACTATGACCCTGAGATGATTACTGAAGCCAATGACATTGTTGCATATTTTACTCTCTTTACTGAGAGGATATCCCTGCCCGGCAAGGTAAAGAAGGAAATATTGGCAATCCTGGGCAGCCTTAAGGGAAAAACCGTGCTGGAATACGGCTGTAGCGTCGGCACCCTGACTTTGGACCTGGCCAGGGCAGTTGGCCCGGATGGCCGGCTGTATGCTGTAGACCTTTCAAGGAATGACTTGAAAATCACCCAGAAAAGGATTGAAAAGCTTGTTTGGAGCTCGAAGGAGAGGATACACGGCAGGGTCACGATAATCCATGATGACCAGCAGGTCTATCGCCTGCATTCAGGGGTTTCCTATTCAGATGTGATTGTTTCAGTGGGCATGCTCGGTTACATCCAGGACATAGAGAAAATGCTGCGCGAGTTTTATTCAATCCTCCCGCCAGATGGGAAAATCTGCTTTGTCGAATATGGCGATTTTTTTAAGCTGATCCCGAATGTGGAATGGCTGTCCAAGAATGAGGTTGTCTCAGAGGTTTTCCGGCGCGCAGGATTCTCTGTCCAGGTTGAAAGGAAGAAAGGCCTTTTCTGGAATTATATCTATGTCTATGGCATAAAGTCCCATGAAGCCATAACTTTAGTCTGATTGTTACTGGTATGCAGGGTTCCAGGCCGTGCCTGGCCGTGGCAATCCTGCCTTGCCTTGAGGCTATCCAGCCTGCATTTCAATAATATTTATAAACTTGTTTCATTTAGGATAAATTGATCAGCAAAATGTACAAGGAAATATTATACGCAGTCTATATCATGTTGTGTGTTTACCTAATCTTCAGGCTATTTTCAAAGCTAGGCAAGCCCAAGTCATCTGTCAGGGATGAGATAAACGAAATTCTGAATTCTGATAAGTACAAAGTCAAGGGAAAATTCGAGGGTTAAACCTGTTTTCCATGGATGGGCTTTCTGCCTTTTTATTCTTATTCCGCAGTCCTCAATAAAATATTTAAAGTGTTAGTCCACTTATAAGCAAATGGAGCTATTGCTGATTTTGCTGATTGTGCTGCTGCTGGCGCACGGCTTTGCTGAAATTTGCAGGCTGCTCAGGCTTCCAAGGGTCGTTGGCCAGATCATGGTTGGCATAATACTTGGCACGCCTTTTGTCAGCAGCTGGGTCTTGACAAATGAAAACATGGAGATTATCACCTCTCTTGCTGACATCGGGATTATCCTGCTGTTTTTCTTCGTCGGCCTGGAAATAAACCTGCTTGAATTCGAGAAAAATGCCAGGGAGTCGCTCAAAATCTCCCTGCTTAACACTTCTATACCATTTATTCTGGGAATTGCCCTCAGCCTCTCATTTGGGCTGCCAAAGGTCACTGCGCTCCTTATTGGCGTCGCGCTTTCTGTAAGCGCGCAATCCATCTCAATTGATTTCCTTGAGGAGATGAAAATGCTTAAGAGCAGGGTGGGGCAGCTGATAATAACCGCCGGGACTGTTGACGATCTCATTGAGCTTATCCTGGTAAGCGTTGTTTTGGCCATGCTGCACACTGCCATTGGCGGGACAAGCATAATCCTGCTTTTGGGCAGCATCCTCCTGTTCATTGTCCTTGTCCTGATTGCCAGGGCTTTTCTCATACCTAAGGCGCTTAAGTACTTTGAACAGTCAAAAAATGAAACATCCTTGTTCACGGGAGGGCTTATCATCACTCTGATCATGGCTGTGTTTTCAGAGAAATTGGGCCTCGGCTCATTGATTGGCGCTCTTATAGGGGGTGTCCTGGTCAGGCAAATACTGGTAGCCAGGGGCACAAAGCAGGGCATTGTCCAGACAGAGAGGATGACATCAATCATGCGCACCATCTCTTTCGGGTTCCTTGTCCCGATTTTCTTTGTCTGGGTGGGGCTTAACACAAACCTGTCGGGCATTATTGACAACCTGTGGTTCACGCTTGCCATCACAGTCATAGCATTTGTCGGGACAATCGGCGGGACTGTGCTTGGAGTCTTATGGAGCAAAGGAAGCAGGCATGAGGGCTATATAGTCGGCTGGGGCGTTAATCCCAAGGGTGATGTGGAGCTTGTGATTGCATCCCTTGCCCTGCAAAAAGGCATCATATCCTCCTCTATCTTCTCATCCATAATTTTCATGGCATTTGTCACAACATTGGTAAGCCCAATTGTATTCAGGTGGCTTGTAAAGAATTACAGCACCAGGGAATCAGCATCCACAGTTTCCCAGGTAAAGGCCCTGCATGCAAAAAAGTCGTAGAGTGTAGTAATGCTCTTGGACCCTGAAATTCGGAATACCTCGGGCGGGACCAAAGAATAACGAAATAAGATCAATCTTTAAATCTTTAAGAAAAATTACCTGCTTGAGTCTGCCTGCCTTTCAAGCTCCTGTTTTTTCGCTATTGCTGCAGACATCATGCTCAGGTTTTTGGCGGCAATGATTTCATCTGCAAGGGTCGTGATTATTTTTTTCTTGGAGTTGAATGCCTTTGAATATGCTCCCTGTGTCATGTACCTAAGCGCAACATCAATCCTTCTTTGCGGCGACGCTTCGACAGCTTTTGGATATCTTGCTCCACCATATTCAATGCTAATTATCTCCTCTCTTGGAGCAGCATTCTCAATTGCCTTAACCAGCACCCTGATTGGGTTCTCCTTGGTTTTTTTCTCAATGAGCGTAAATGCCCCTTCCACAATTTTGGATGCGGTGTGGGCCTTGCCGGTAAAGCTCCCTGAGCTCCTGTAATGCTTCTTGCTCTTATGGCCGGAATTCATGAGCTTGTTGACAAGCCTTTCAACAATGAACACCTTTGACTTGTGGAACTTGTTGCCTGCATATCTTGCGCCGGTTTTTGGCGCGAGCTTTGGCTCAAGAGTTATATACGGCCTTAAGCCTATGTCAACAACTTCAATTCCCTGTGTATCCCATTTTCCAAAAGCTTTCAATGCTGAGCTTTCCATGTTAAACATCCATTTGAAGTGTAAGGCCTGCCGTTTTATTGCCTTATTTTATGAAATTATTTTCTAGCTTTCTCAATTATTCCCTTTAGCAATGCATCCAGGCTTTGGTCATTCACTTTGATAACCTGCCACCTGACGCCACCAATATCCCCTTTAGCCTTGCCCATCTTTCCGCCAATGCACTCCACCAAAACTTCATCATGTTCGTCGACCAGCTTGGTGGCTCCGTCACCGGGCAGGAATGCTGTTATCTGCCTTCCATTCTTGAGAAGCTGTATCCTGGCGCACTTTCTCATGGCTGAGTTAGGCTGCTTTGCTTCCAATTGGACTTTTTCGAGGACAATCCCCTTGGCCTGGCTTGCGCCCTCCAATGGATCAGCCTTTTTCTTGAGGTCCAAGACTCTCTTGACAAACCACTTGTCATGCCATCTGCCGACATTGCGCCTTTTCTTGAGGCTTTTTGCAGTGTTTAATCCGTTTGCTTTGTTTGCCATGTTTTCACATTGCCTTTCTCATATATTGTCCATGATACCGGTCAAACTTGGTAATTGCACCCATTTTTAAACCTTTCCACAGTTATAGTCGGCATTGCATGCTCAGGGGAAGGGAGGAGCCGGACCATGATATCATGGGCGCATTTGCCCTAAATGACCCTTATTTCCTTAATCTCAAAATATCTTTTGACAACAGCTTCTGTTGCCCTCAAATTGCTGGCATTCCTGCCGATAAGCATGCTTTTGGTATGGACATCAGGCCCTTTTATTATAATCTGATTTTGCTCATTGATGCTTATTTCCTGGGCTTGCAATGGATATATGAGGCTTTTGATAAAATCAACAAGCACAGGCTTGAATTCCACTATCCTAACCTTTTTTTTAAGCATTCTCTCGAGCCTCTTGACATTCGACCCGTGTTTGCCAATTGCCCTTGCTATCTCATTTTCCTGCACAATAAACGTCAGCACACTATCGCCGATAATGCAATCCTTCAGCTTGGCACCTGTTGTTTGCTCGAATATCGAGATAAAGCCCATGGCTTTTATGTCATATTTAATCCTGTCCAATTTAAACCCTCAGGAGCCCAACAACAGAAATAGAAAACGGCTTTTTGCAGATTGTGCCCAATTCATCATTCGGCATTTCCAGGTTCACGATGGTCACGCCTGCTATCTGGCTGTAATGCGCGAAGTCATCCTTTACGCTTTGCGGGCAGTTGGTTGTGATGTAAACCTTTTCAAGCCTGCCGCTCCTCAAGGCCCTCATTGCCAAATCTGTGCCTATTGCTAGCCTTTTGGTTTCGAGATTCTTCCTTATTTCAGTTACAATGTTTTGTGAATTTTCGCTCTTTGCCATTTTTATGCAGTGTGCCCCTTAAGCTGTTTCCTGAAAATTAAGGAGAATTTTGGGGCTTTTTAAGCCTTTACCTTTTCCGAGCATTGCTGCCGTGCTCAAAACAGGCACAGCTCGACTGTAAGATTAAAATGTTTGGAATTTTCCACTAGTTTCTAACTGGTGGCCGGAAAGCCGATGTCAAACTTTCAAGTGAAAAATTCCTAACATGCTCAAGAACCACGAGGTCTGCGGAACCAAACATGACATTCCACCGGTCGTTTGCTTTAGCAAACCGACGAACAAAGTGACTCCGTCTGACCGGTGGTTCTTGACAATCCTACTTACTTCTCCTGCTTATTTTCCTTGACAACTAACTTTGGCATGCCTGTCCCGACCGGGACTGGCTGGTTTATCATGACATTTTCCACAACAGAGTCAAGGTTGTCGACTTCCCCGACCATGCTGGCTTCAATGATGTGCTTGATTGGCGTTTCGAAGCTTGCCCTTGCCAGTACGCTTGACTTGTCGCTCACAACGCCGTATCTTGAGATGCCCCTGATGTCGCCATTGACGCACATTGTGTCAGCAACGAGCATAATATGCCTTATGTCAACATTCAGTCCCTGGCTCTCAATGACCTTGTAGACTTCATTCACTATTGCCTGCCTTGCCGCTTCAATCCCAAGCACCTGCGCAACTTCAAAAATATCATTTGTAATTGTCCTTGACACATCAACTATGTCTATTGCCATCACATCCTTGAGGTTTGAGCCCGCAGTGATGATGACAAACTCCTCCTCTCTTTTCACTGGCAATACCTGTGTAATCCCCTTTATGCCGCTGATGTGCAGTTCCCTGAGCTTTTCCTTGACCAAGTAGACTGAATTCAGGTTTTCATCCTTTCCCTTGGCCCTGATGATGAGATTTTCCCCTGACCTTTTCAAGGTGTAACCCTTCAGGGCTTTTTCAATGGCCTTGCCAATTGTCGCAGGTGAAAGCTCGAGCAGGCTAATTTTTTCCTGGTTGAAGACCAGCTCAAGGCTCAGCTCCGCAATATTAATAATAAACTCATTCACAATATCCGCAACCTTGGTCTCCTTGATGGTCTGGGCAATTTTCTTGATGTCCTTGCCCTGGGAATATGGCTTTTTGAGGTAAATCTCCATCATGGGGGTTGAAACTGTGCTGCGCGCATCCAGAATCTCAATTATTCTTGGCAGGCCCATTGTGACATTCATCTCTGAGACGCCTGCGAAGTGGAATGTATTCAGCGTCATCTGGGTGCCTGGCTCCCCGATGGACTCTGCAGCCACAAGCCCAACAGACTCTCCCGGGTCTATTTTAGCTGATTCATATTCATTCAGTGTGGCTTCAATAACCTTTTTGGTCTTTGTCTCTGAAAGGTCCTTGATGCTTTCTCTTAGTTCATCAGCTATCTTGGCTGGAAGTTTTTCCGCTTGTTCCTTTGTTAGGCTCATTTTTATGACCTCTGTTGATTATCCCTATCAAGTATTGTCCACAATTCTCTGGACATTGATTATTCCGCCTTCGCTTTTGGCAACGTCGATGCCGTCTTCGCCATAACTGAACTGCACGATTCGGCCGCTTGCATCCCTGACAGTGCTGTCATACTCCACTTTCAAATCCTGCAGTGCATTTGCCAGCCTCCTGTACAAGTAACCTGATTTTGGAGTTCTCAGCGCAGTGTCCATTAAGGAGTCCCTGCCTGTTATCCCCATGAAAAAGAATTCATGTGGCTTAAGGCCTGACTTGAATCCCTGCCTGACAAATCCCCTTGCATCCGGGCTCAGGTCATTTTTCTTGAAGCATGAAAGCGTTCTGTTCTTGTAGCCCCTTTCAATCCTCTTGCCCCTCATAGCCTGCTGCCCAACGCAGGCAGCCATCTGGGCGAGATTCAGCAGGTTGCCCCTTGCGCCGCTCTTTGCCATGACCATAGTGGATGTTGTCTGGTTTGCAAACTGCGCGACTACTGAGCCCGACTCATTCCTTGCCTTGTTGAGGAGTTCAAGGATTTTCAGCTCCAGGGTCTCGCTCACAGTCCTTCCAGGGAAAGCATCTAGCTCACCTTTGTGGTAGGCCTCAATAAGCTCCTTGACATCATTTTCAGCCTTATTCAGGATTTCCCCAATCTTGTTCCTGGCTTCTTCCGGCAGGTCCGTGTCTGAAATTCCGACTGTAAATCCCACTTTGTTCAGGACCTTAATCCCGAGCCTGAAAATCTTGCCGAGAATCTGGATAGTCTTGTCTGCGCCATAAATCTTGTGCAAATTTCTCAGCAAAAGCCCTGAGCCTTCGCCCAGGTTCTTCTTGTCGATTATGCCAGATTCCATAATGCCGTTCTTGATGACAACATTGGCATCAACATTTTTTCTCCCTCTTTCAATGAAGTTAAAATCATCCGGGATAAGCACGCTGAAGATTTCCCTTCCGTTCACCTTGGTTCTCTTCGGAAGCTTTGACGCATCGCTGACTCCGATTGATAAGAGCAGGTCAACTGCCTCATTCCTTGGCATTTCCAGCGTTTTGGTGAGAATATAATTCCCGGAAATCGCGTCCTGAATGCATCCCATGACGCTCAATCCGTACCTCGGGCTGATAAGCTGTGTCTGGACTTCCATCAGGATTTCAGCTTCTGCCCTTGCTTCCTCAGTCTGCGGGATGTGCAGGTTCATTTCGTCGCCGTCAAAATCAGCGTTGTATGGGTGGCAGACAGCCGGGTTGAGCCTCAATGTCTTATGCGGCAGCACCCTCACCCTGTGGCACATCATGGACATCCTGTGCAGGCTTGGCTGCCTGTTGAAGATTGAGATGTCGCCGTTCATGACATGCCTTTCCACGACATAGCCAGGCTGGATTTCCTCCAGTAATTGCTCCTTGGTTTCATCGGTTATCTTTTTCTTTTTTCCATCTGGCCTGACAATGTAGTTCGCACCGGGGTATTCCGCTGGCCCTCTCCTGATGAATTCCTTGAGATAATTCATGTTCCATTCAGTTACTGTCTCAGGGACTGACAGCTTCATTGCAATAATTTTTGGCACGCCGACCTCATTCAGGTCAACATTGGGGTCAGGGCTGATAACAGTCCTTGCTGAGAAGTTGGTTCTTTTTCCGGCGAGATTGTGCCTGATCCTCCCTTCCTTGCTCTTTATCCTTTCTGTAAGTGTCTTGAGTGGCTGGCCGCTCCTGTGCCTGGCAGGCGGGAGCTGCACAATGTTATTGTCAAAAAATGTTGTGATGTGGTACTGGAGCAAGTCCCATAAGTCTTCGATGATTATTTCCGGCGCACCGGCATTGATGTTTTCGAACAGCCTTTGGTTGATCCTGACAATGTCGCCCATCTTGTGCGTAAGGTCGTCCTCGCTCCTTTCACCGCTTTCAAGCGTGATGCTGGGCCTCATCGTGACTGGCGGTATAGGCAGGACAGTCAGCACAGTCCACTCAGGCCTCATAAACTCAGGGTTAATGCCGAATAGCCAGCAATCCTCATCCGGAATCTTCTCCAGCCTTGTCCTGATTTCAACCGGGCTGACCCTCTTGTCGCCTTCAATCAGCGTTGTTGGCTTTTCAAGGGTAATCTTTTGCTGCCTTGCATTGCAGTGCGGGCATTTGTTCGAGGTTTTTGTCGACTGGATTATCTCCTTTATCTTATCCCTCCTCGCGCTCATGCCTTTTTCTGCTTCAATCTCATTTAGTGACTGCAAATATCTCCCCAGCTTGTTTTTGGGAACAAGAATCCTTCCGCAGTCCCTGCATGTGGACCTCAGCAGGTTCAATACCAGGGAAGTGAATTTAACATGGATGATTGGCCTGGCCAGCTCGATATAGCCAAAATGCCCAACGCATTCCTTCAGCTTGGAGCCGCAGGTCTTGCATCTCAATCCTGGGTCAATGACACCCAGCCTGATATCCATTAGCCCTCCATCAACAGGATAGCCCTCTTTGTCATAAAGCTCAGGTGTGACTATTTTGGCAGATGCCATTTTTTTCAGGAGCTTGGGTGACAGGACGCCAAATACAAGGCTTTTGACATTCTTGAAAATGTATTTTTCGAATTCCTCAATGTACTCCTGCCTCTTTTTTTCCTCTTCAGGATTGGGCTTCTCATCAGAAAAGTCCTCATCCTTCATTGGCACTTCATCTGCCTTGGCAATCATCTGGGTTTCATCTTCTACCATTTTGCACCTTTATTATCATTAAATCCTTTCATCATTAACTCTCAGTACTTGCTCTTCAGCTGCATCTTTGGATAAATGCAGAGTGATTTTAACTCGTCAAGCAAAAGCTTGAACGCATAGCTGATTTCGATATTTGTGATATCCACATTGTCTCCGCAGATGCCGCAATAGCTCTTGTTCCTGTATTCATCATGGATGGCAATCAATCCGCATTGCTCGCATACCGGGACAACTGTCTTGTCTGAGTCAAACCTTTCCTTGAGCAGCATTGCAGCGCCATGCGCAACAAAGGTATCCTTTTCCATCTCTCCCAGCCTCAGGCCGCCTTCCTTTGCCCTTCCTTCAGTTGGCTGCCTTGTCAACAGCTGGATTGGGCCCCTTGCCCTTGAGTGCAGCTTGTTGGCCACCATATGCTTGAGCTTGAGATAATAGACTTCGCCGATGTAAATCCTTGCGTGCAATTTCTCGCCAGACACTCCATTGTACATTGTTTCCATCCCATTGTCGCGGAAGCCAAGCTGCAGCAGCTCCTTTCTCAGGTTCTCTTCGGGTTCAGCCTCAAAAGTTGTGCCGTCAATGAGCCTTCCGGCAAGGCCTGCCAGTTTTCCGCCCACAAGCTCAATCAGGTGGGCCATGGTCATTCTCGACGGAATTCCATGCGGTGAAAATAAAAGGTCCGGGATGTTCCCGCTTGCTGAAAAAGGCATGTCTGTTTGCGGCACAATCAATCCTACAACTCCTTTTTGCCCGTGCCTTGATGTGAACTTGTCCCCAATTTCCGGGATTCTTTCATCCCGCATCCTGACCTGGACAAGCTTGTTGCCTTCCTCATTTTCAGTGAGCAGCACCATGTCAACCACGCCTACTTCGCCGTGCTTAAGCGAGACAGAGCTTTCCCTTCTGGTGTTTGATGCAAGGTTATATTCGTCCAGGCTGCTCAGGAATCTCGGCGGCGAGGTTTTTCCGATGACAACATCGCCTTCTTTGACATTTGCTTCAGGGTAGACAATTCCATCCTCTTCAAGGTATCTGTAGTCCCTTTCAGACTTGTATCCCTTGACATCCTTGTCCGGAATGCTGATTTTATCGGTCAGCCCGCCGGAATATCTCAATTCCTCGGCGATTGCCGGCCTGAAATACGTTGACCTGCCAAGGCCTCTTTCAACAGAGCTCTTGTTGAGGACAATCGCGTCCTCCATGTTATAGCCTTCATAGGCCATTATTGCGACCACAATGTTCTGGCCTGCCGGATGCTCAGCATAGTTGCTGACGTCGTGCATCAGGCTCTTGACCAAAGGATACTGGGGAGTGTGAATCAGGTTTACGTCCATGTCCATCCTGACATGGTAGTTTGCAGCATAAAATCCCAATGCCTGCTTCTGGTTTTTGCTTCCGGCATTCAGCCGTGCTGATTGGTTGAAATTGCCATAAGGCACCAATGATGTTGTCAGGCCGAGCATGGCCAAGGGGGTAATCT encodes the following:
- the rpoB gene encoding DNA-directed RNA polymerase subunit B, with the protein product MASEVYLNGRFVGTVDNPRDFVGQIIGERRKGKIAHIINVQFDENANEVYLDSTRGRARRPLIVVNDGKSMLTDKHMQQIERGEIAWSDLVSQGVLEYLDASEEENSLVAFYENELTKDHTHLEITPLAMLGLTTSLVPYGNFNQSARLNAGSKNQKQALGFYAANYHVRMDMDVNLIHTPQYPLVKSLMHDVSNYAEHPAGQNIVVAIMAYEGYNMEDAIVLNKSSVERGLGRSTYFRPAIAEELRYSGGLTDKISIPDKDVKGYKSERDYRYLEEDGIVYPEANVKEGDVVIGKTSPPRFLSSLDEYNLASNTRRESSVSLKHGEVGVVDMVLLTENEEGNKLVQVRMRDERIPEIGDKFTSRHGQKGVVGLIVPQTDMPFSASGNIPDLLFSPHGIPSRMTMAHLIELVGGKLAGLAGRLIDGTTFEAEPEENLRKELLQLGFRDNGMETMYNGVSGEKLHARIYIGEVYYLKLKHMVANKLHSRARGPIQLLTRQPTEGRAKEGGLRLGEMEKDTFVAHGAAMLLKERFDSDKTVVPVCEQCGLIAIHDEYRNKSYCGICGDNVDITNIEISYAFKLLLDELKSLCIYPKMQLKSKY